The sequence CGCGACTCTTCCCGCAGCAGCGCCGAGTTGGCCACGGTCTCCGCCACGTCCAGCATGCAATCGAGCTCCAGGGCGGCGATCAGCTCCGTGTTGAAGACCGCGTCCCGGTCCGAGAGCCCGATGCGCGCGAAACGTCCCCGCAGCTCGCGGAGCGTCTTGCACGTCGCCTCCATGGTGGCCCGCTCCCGGTAGATGCCGCAGCCCTCCTCCATGGCCTTCTGCAGCTCCTCCCGGATGTCGGCGATCCGCTCGCGACCGTCGGCCCTGAGGAACCGCGTGTCGAGACGCTTCCGCTCGTCGCTCACCAGCTGGGCGACCGGATTCGCCTTGACGGCCG comes from Candidatus Methylomirabilota bacterium and encodes:
- a CDS encoding FAD-binding protein — encoded protein: MMGGISTDINAKTPLEGLYAAGEAACVSINGANRLGSNSLTELLVFGTRAGRSAARHALERPAVKANPVAQLVSDERKRLDTRFLRADGRERIADIREELQKAMEEGCGIYRERATMEATCKTLRELRGRFARIGLSDRDAVFNTELIAALELDCMLDVAETVANSALLREESRGSHTRTDFPKRDDARFLKHSLAYRTPDGPRIDYLPVTITRWPPEERKY